A single Tenacibaculum sp. 190524A02b DNA region contains:
- a CDS encoding LytTR family DNA-binding domain-containing protein gives MRMLQCIIADDEPIARQVLETYIKDLPNLELVASCKNAFEVMEVVSQKNVDVLFLDINMPKLSGLSLLKTMQQKPSVIITTAYSEYAVEGFELSVTDYLLKPFSFERFMQAVMKVEPQKEFIKSVEIEKEDNSQTSIFVKSDKKLVKLNFNEISHIEAYGNYIKVYTSTMTLTSQTLSDFLMKLPPSFMRVHKSFAINFNKIELLDGNQLVLENKVKVTVGKSYRKELLDRIEKEIE, from the coding sequence ATGAGAATGTTACAGTGTATTATTGCTGATGATGAGCCTATAGCACGTCAGGTTTTAGAAACTTATATAAAAGATTTGCCAAATTTAGAGTTAGTAGCTTCTTGTAAAAATGCTTTTGAAGTAATGGAGGTGGTATCACAAAAAAATGTTGATGTCCTGTTTTTAGATATCAATATGCCTAAGCTATCAGGATTAAGTTTATTGAAAACAATGCAACAAAAACCTTCAGTAATTATAACTACAGCTTATTCTGAGTATGCCGTTGAAGGGTTTGAACTTTCAGTAACCGATTATTTACTAAAACCTTTTTCTTTTGAACGTTTTATGCAAGCAGTTATGAAAGTGGAGCCTCAAAAAGAATTTATAAAAAGTGTAGAAATAGAAAAAGAAGACAATTCACAAACATCAATTTTTGTAAAAAGTGATAAGAAATTAGTTAAACTTAATTTTAATGAGATTTCTCATATTGAAGCCTACGGAAATTATATTAAAGTTTACACATCCACAATGACACTGACTTCACAAACGTTAAGTGATTTTCTAATGAAGTTGCCACCAAGTTTCATGAGAGTACATAAATCATTTGCAATTAACTTTAATAAAATAGAATTGTTAGATGGGAATCAGTTAGTTTTAGAAAATAAAGTAAAAGTAACTGTGGGCAAATCATACAGAAAAGAACTTTTAGAT